A region of Esox lucius isolate fEsoLuc1 chromosome 3, fEsoLuc1.pri, whole genome shotgun sequence DNA encodes the following proteins:
- the LOC109615080 gene encoding probable G-protein coupled receptor 148, which translates to MNTTQDLTTEFQTVRSDSMTSKANVSDQWYDALQRWHLELFLIPTCLLTLATLLANPVLLACILLSHSLRQETRYLLLANTLAADVLFVSLNLVSVVCNALEVAVLRVLCELVTAGTVAAYCCAVLTVTLKVVDTYVAVRWPLRYHDLLPPARTRKILAAVWLLAAMYPLSLVIVMEAMEGATPDKSNVCLVLISVGNMGGEMTVGLHMYLTVGAFVCTALILFCYFRLYWVTKTQGIWQNRYSRARVTLLAHGVLLLLYFGPGLVFTVELVLYQHRTVSQDVRVWINTVNMCVMVLLPRACAPYLYGLWYRDISQTLLAMLRRHRRLSQVTVA; encoded by the coding sequence ATGAATACAACCCAGGACCTAACCACAGAGTTCCAGACGGTTCGGTCGGACAGCATGACATCCAAGGCCAACGTCTCGGACCAGTGGTACGACGCTCTGCAGCGCTGGCACCTGGAGCTCTTCCTGATCCCCACCTGTCTCCTCACCCTGGCTACCCTGCTGGCCAACCCCGTCCTCCTGGCATGCATCCTCCTGTCCCACTCCCTACGCCAGGAGACCCGTTACCTGCTCTTAGCCAACACCCTGGCCGCGGACGTGCTCTTCGTCTCCCTCAACCTGGTGAGCGTGGTGTGCAACGCCCTGGAAGTGGCCGTGCTGAGGGTCCTCTGTGAGCTGGTTACGGCCGGGACCGTGGCGGCGTACTGCTGCGCCGTTCTGACGGTCACCCTGAAGGTGGTGGACACCTACGTGGCGGTGCGCTGGCCGCTCCGCTACCACGACCTCCTCCCCCCGGCCCGTACCCGGAAGATCCTGGCGGCCGTGTGGCTGCTGGCGGCCATGTACCCCCTCTCCCTGGTCATTGTGATGGAGGCGATGGAGGGCGCCACACCGGATAAGTCCAACGTCTGTCTCGTGCTCATCTCCGTCGGCAACATGGGCGGGGAGATGACGGTGGGCCTTCACATGTATCTGACAGTCGGGGCATTCGTCTGCACTGCGCTCATCCTCTTCTGCTACTTCCGTCTCTACTGGGTCACCAAGACCCAGGGCATCTGGCAGAACCGCTACTCCCGGGCCCGGGTCACCCTCCTGGCGCACGGGGTGCTGCTCCTTCTGTACTTCGGCCCGGGCTTGGTCTTCACCGTGGAGCTGGTTCTGTATCAGCACAGGACGGTGAGCCAGGACGTGCGTGTGTGGATCAACACAGTGAACATGTGTGTCATGGTGCTTCTCCCCAGGGCCTGTGCTCCCTACCTGTACGGTCTGTGGTACCGGGACATCTCCCAGACTCTGCTGGCGATGCTGCGCAGACACCGCAGGCTGAGTCAGGTCACCGTGGCCTAA
- the LOC105024584 gene encoding probable G-protein coupled receptor 148 — protein MATEVDQVVWSLLCAFGSWYNSSGQAERHSRISSETHSNTSYNDTFQRKVALFTHEWHVFLPQHHSRAFLIGPILGFLAVSLVIPGILAQVFISPRMRQESRYLLLANALLSDLLFVSLFMASTCLNVAGVLMSEWSCAVLLFLLGSLYSVGILSTNAMVLDTSLAVLAPLRYYALWPVCRTQRAIAGIWAASLFLPAAFVGVFLWYHSTEPCSMHICSLPLLMVLTVSQSTPMQVSMLLTVTGVLLILLLVFCGYVVLCCRTSMSGVWKGEHFSRAKGTFLIHYLHLFLSFLPMMVVLIKLLLYCHLDAMDLRADLWVSMVVCNILLVLPKALAPYMYGLRYRDLRGALLSFYGLRRPTATCPAM, from the exons ATGGCCACTGAAGTGGACCAAGTGGTTTGGTCTCTCCTGTGTGCCTTCGGGTCCTGGTACAACAGCTCTGGCCAGGCGGAGAGACATAGCAGGATCTCCTCCGAGACACACAGCAACACCTCATACAATGACACCTTCCAGAGAAAGGTGGCGCTGTTCACCCATGAATGGCATGTCTTCCTCCCTCAGCACCACTCCAGGGCGTTTCTGATTGGCCCCATCCTGGGGTTCCTGGCTGTTTCTCTGGTGATTCCTGGGATACTCGCCCAGGTCTTTATTAG CCCCCGGATGCGCCAGGAGAGCCGTTACCTGCTCCTGGCCAACGCACTGCTAAGCGACCTTCTGTTCGTCTCACTCTTTATGGCGAGCACCTGTCTGAACGTGGCGGGCGTTTTGATGTCAGAGTGGTCGTGCGCtgtgctcctcttcctcctgggGTCGCTGTACAGCGTGGGAATCCTCAGCACCAACGCCATGGTGCTGGACACCTCGCTGGCCGTGCTGGCCCCACTACGCTACTACGCCCTGTGGCCCGTCTGCAG GACCCAGAGGGCCATCGCCGGCATCTGGGCTGCGTCGCTGTTTCTGCCCGCAGCGTTCGTGGGGGTGTTTCTGTGGTACCACTCCACCGAGCCCTGCTCCATGCACATCTGCTCCCTGCCCCTCCTCATGGTCCTCACCGTCAGCCAGTCCACTCCCATGCAG GTGTCCATGCTCCTGACGGTGACTGGCGTCCTCCTCATCCTGCTCCTGGTGTTCTGCGGCTATGTGGTCCTGTGCTGTCGAACCAGCATGTCCGGCGTGTGGAAAGGGGAGCACTTCTCCCGGGCTAAGGGCACCTTCCTGATCCActacctccacctgttcctGTCCTTCCTCCCCATGATGGTGGTGCTAATCAAGCTACTGCTCTACTGCCACCTGGACGCCATGGACCTGCGTGCCGACCTGTGGGTGTCTATGGTGGTTTGTAACATCCTCCTGGTGCTCCCCAAAGCCTTGGCCCCCTACATGTACGGCCTCAGGTACAGGGACCTGCGTGGGGCTCTCTTGTCCTTCTATGGGCTGAGGCGTCCCACTGCTACCTGCCCTGCCATGTGA
- the mterf4 gene encoding transcription termination factor 4, mitochondrial, which yields MSVVPGRQVLQWTLRNATCPVLSIRTILGRHKPVFSICRLYCSTHNQASTPHQPTTLSQQQLQPGRELSLQALLDMGFTDTQADQMLEQATQGRAGQSEHATSTLMVLFVLGFKPSNVLKVLEKCPELFCVKGTHLEQRMDNLRRLGLLEGGLQRVVIHYPQILTLPLKRVNTVARFLKEKCAFTVQQVTDILRDCPAVVQYDLGQLEYKFQYAYFRLGVRQSEIVKSKLFRVPLDEVRGRHCFLERRGLYQTPDKKGQTLIVNPKLNDFLAVPEETYVTNVAMATQEEFEVFKKLMAREWLEYDDCQERDMVADSDDAEDDDDSEDEDNLKNPYRKRRKR from the exons ATGAGCGTTGTTCCCGGGCGACAG GTTCTTCAATGGACTCTGAGAAATGCAACCTGCCCTGTCCTGAGTATAAGAACCATCCTTGGAAGACACAAACCAGTTTTCTCAATATGCAGGCTCTACTGTTCCACCCACAACCAGGCTAGCACCCCTCATCAACCCACCACCCTGTCACAGCAACAACTGCAGCCTGGGAGGGAACTGTCCCTGCAAGCTCTCCTCGACATGGGCTTCACAGACACCCAGGCAGATCAAATGCTTGAGCAAGCAACCCAGGGTAGAGCAGGGCAGAGTGAACATGCCACTTCTACTCTTATGGTTCTGTTTGTTCTGGGCTTCAAGCCATCTAATGTGCTGAAGGTGTTGGAAAAGTGTCCAGAGTTATTCTGTGTGAAGGGCACTCATCTTGAGCAACGTATGGACAACCTGAGGAGACTGGGTCTGCTTGAAG GCGGTCTCCAGCGGGTGGTGATTCACTATCCTCAGATCCTGACCCTTCCTTTAAAACGGGTGAACACAGTGGCCCGGTTCCTCAAGGAGAAGTGTGCTTTTACTGTCCAGCAGGTCACCGACATCTTGAGGGACTGTCCTGCTGTGGTGCAGTATGACCTGGGTCAGCTGGAGTACAAGttccag TATGCCTATTTCCGCCTGGGGGTCAGGCAGTCGGAGATTGTGAAGTCCAAGCTGTTCCGTGTCCCTCTGGATGAAGTACGCGGCCGTCACTGCTTCCTGGAACGGAGGGGTCTCTACCAGACCCCAGACAAGAAGGGCCAGACCCTCATTGTCAACCCCAAACTAAATGACTTCCTTGCTGTCCCAGAAGAAACCTACGTAACCAACGTCGCCATGGCAACACAGGAGGAGTTTGAGGTGTTCAAGAAGCTGATGGCAAGGGAATGGCTAGAGTACGATGATTGTCAGGAAAGGGACATGGTAGCTGACAGTGATGATGCGGAAGATGACGATGACAGCGAGGATGAGGACAATTTGAAAAATCCGTACAGGAAAAGAAGAAAGCGATGA